In Firmicutes bacterium ASF500, a single genomic region encodes these proteins:
- the yoaA_2 gene encoding putative ATP-dependent DNA helicase YoaA produces MNTNDNRQNAHNEIDHIFKDLLPNRGMAERPAQVALCHQMLNAMLEGSIALCDAGTGIGKTYAYLAAGTVYHRFRAASGLPARPILISTSSIALQTAARDEYLPLLSELLMQDGAIDRPLQAVIRKGKSHYVCEERLERRLGQLDLSRKNWRAGNALLALRSELDMDEAAHLSGYDRERVCVPKVCDCQRETCRYRAFLEDCESGRYLFQICNHNLLLADAIHRGSGRRPILPDACALIVDEAHKLPETARQMFGLTLATEDIRALTHGLRGERFLLAAETLDSSTAPLLRKLARPPEGKPFSHYARSLAAPERSLMVIRRQLHGLLTPSTRRRLDSVSSTVSLFRQGHPNMVFYTEEDAHGGTMLCATISDLTAQLRQTLWRQERPAILTSATLAVGEDFRRFKEKTGLLTDSRVTESVARSPFDYQRNCLLYLPQLPPRQRSAAYYDELAKEIAALLDAAQGHALALFTSYAAMSAVKERLPDHGLRYPLFTMGRNAIHTAEQFKANPGSVLLAAGAAWEGFDFPGDCVSLLIIPRLPFAVPDALKEKERENHPSLQLFIRAVVVPEMQIKLKQGFGRAIRTETDTCVVAILDERASEGKRYIKDVLAALPEMPVTDSLEDVAKFIRSVKGPDYFREGCA; encoded by the coding sequence ATGAATACCAACGATAACAGGCAGAATGCCCATAACGAGATAGATCACATTTTCAAAGACCTTCTTCCTAACCGCGGCATGGCGGAGCGTCCCGCCCAGGTGGCCCTTTGCCACCAAATGCTCAACGCCATGCTGGAGGGTTCCATTGCCCTGTGCGATGCCGGGACGGGGATCGGCAAGACCTACGCCTATCTGGCGGCGGGGACGGTGTACCACCGCTTCCGCGCCGCCAGTGGGCTCCCCGCCCGGCCTATTCTGATCTCCACCTCCAGCATCGCCCTCCAGACGGCGGCGAGAGATGAGTACCTGCCCCTTTTGTCGGAGCTTCTGATGCAGGATGGCGCCATCGACCGGCCCCTCCAGGCGGTGATCCGCAAGGGCAAGTCCCACTACGTCTGCGAAGAACGCTTGGAGCGGCGGCTGGGGCAACTGGATCTCAGCCGAAAAAACTGGAGGGCCGGAAACGCCCTGCTCGCTCTGCGGAGTGAGCTGGACATGGATGAGGCCGCCCATCTCAGCGGCTATGACCGGGAGCGCGTCTGCGTCCCCAAAGTCTGCGACTGCCAGCGAGAGACCTGCCGGTACCGCGCCTTTCTGGAGGACTGCGAGTCCGGGCGTTACCTTTTCCAGATCTGCAACCACAACCTGCTGCTGGCGGATGCCATCCACCGGGGCAGCGGGCGCAGGCCCATCCTCCCGGACGCCTGTGCCCTCATCGTGGACGAGGCCCACAAGCTGCCGGAGACCGCCCGCCAAATGTTCGGTCTCACTTTGGCAACGGAGGATATCCGCGCCCTGACCCACGGTCTGCGTGGGGAGCGGTTCCTGCTGGCAGCGGAGACGCTGGACAGCAGCACCGCACCCCTGCTGCGGAAACTGGCCCGCCCGCCGGAGGGCAAGCCCTTTTCCCATTACGCACGGTCCCTGGCCGCGCCGGAACGGAGCTTGATGGTCATCCGCAGACAGCTCCACGGCCTGCTCACCCCTTCCACCCGCAGGAGACTGGACAGCGTGTCCTCCACAGTGTCCCTGTTCCGTCAGGGCCACCCGAATATGGTCTTTTACACCGAGGAGGATGCCCATGGCGGCACCATGCTGTGCGCCACCATTTCCGATCTGACCGCCCAGCTCCGCCAGACGCTCTGGCGGCAGGAGCGGCCCGCTATCCTCACCTCCGCCACCCTGGCCGTAGGCGAGGATTTTCGCCGCTTCAAGGAGAAAACGGGCCTGCTCACCGACAGCCGGGTCACGGAGTCCGTGGCCCGGTCACCCTTCGATTACCAGCGGAATTGTCTGCTGTACTTACCGCAGCTCCCGCCCAGGCAAAGAAGCGCGGCCTATTATGACGAGCTGGCGAAAGAGATCGCCGCCCTGCTGGACGCGGCCCAGGGCCACGCCCTGGCGCTGTTCACCTCTTACGCCGCCATGTCGGCAGTAAAAGAGCGTCTGCCGGATCATGGGTTGCGCTACCCCCTGTTCACCATGGGCCGCAACGCTATCCACACCGCAGAGCAGTTCAAGGCCAATCCGGGGAGCGTCCTGCTGGCGGCGGGGGCCGCCTGGGAGGGCTTCGACTTTCCCGGCGACTGCGTGTCCCTGCTGATCATCCCCCGCCTGCCCTTCGCCGTCCCGGACGCGCTGAAGGAGAAGGAGCGGGAGAACCACCCCAGCCTCCAGCTGTTCATCCGGGCGGTGGTGGTGCCGGAGATGCAGATCAAACTGAAGCAGGGCTTCGGACGGGCCATCCGCACCGAGACCGACACCTGCGTGGTGGCCATTCTGGATGAGCGGGCCAGCGAAGGTAAGCGCTACATCAAGGATGTGCTGGCCGCCCTGCCGGAGATGCCGGTCACCGACAGCCTGGAGGATGTAGCAAAGTTTATTCGCAGCGTGAAAGGGCCGGACTATTTCCGGGAGGGCTGCGCATGA
- the xerC_2 gene encoding Tyrosine recombinase XerC, with translation MATITPKEKDGKIVAYKFRTCVGRDENGRQVSRATTWKIPENLSMTRLTSAAQRAAADWEKQARAEYEKDLYDPERIKAREVDRTKTDFARFVREEWFPICIDNGERKPKTVSFYHDTTKNIVAHFQGQIVQKITAPDIQKFLIYLRTEKGFAPQNVHHHYRTLNMIFAYAVRQELIVKNPMDKVDRPKLARKRVDALTQEEAAAFFAALQEQPLDFRCLLHLLITTGIRRGECIGLKWGDLDEKCGTITIQRNVVYTPQSGVVVGTPKTAASVRVIPIMQSTLSMLLILKAQRKRETPGTILADSFIFPGEAGIFQARDPNAVTRRVKRFMKAHGLPDLSPHDLRHSCATLLLGNGADIKSAQEILGHVNASTTLNFYIRTDLRQMQEATEKLAAAFNL, from the coding sequence ATGGCTACCATCACCCCCAAGGAAAAAGACGGAAAAATCGTTGCCTACAAATTTCGGACTTGCGTAGGCCGGGACGAGAACGGCAGACAGGTGTCACGGGCCACGACATGGAAAATACCCGAAAATCTTTCCATGACCCGGCTGACAAGCGCGGCCCAACGTGCGGCGGCGGACTGGGAGAAACAGGCCCGCGCGGAGTACGAAAAAGACCTGTACGACCCGGAGCGTATCAAGGCCCGCGAGGTTGACCGCACAAAAACAGACTTCGCCCGGTTTGTGCGGGAAGAATGGTTTCCCATCTGTATTGACAACGGGGAGCGCAAGCCCAAAACGGTATCGTTCTACCACGACACCACCAAAAATATTGTGGCCCACTTCCAAGGGCAAATCGTCCAGAAAATCACCGCCCCGGACATTCAAAAGTTTTTGATTTATCTGCGGACAGAAAAGGGCTTCGCCCCCCAGAACGTCCACCACCATTACCGCACGCTCAATATGATTTTTGCCTATGCTGTGCGGCAAGAACTCATTGTGAAAAATCCCATGGACAAGGTTGACCGCCCCAAGCTGGCCCGGAAAAGGGTGGACGCGCTGACCCAAGAGGAAGCGGCGGCGTTCTTCGCCGCGCTCCAAGAACAACCCCTTGACTTTCGCTGTCTGCTCCATCTGCTTATCACCACGGGCATACGGCGGGGGGAGTGTATCGGCCTGAAATGGGGCGACCTTGACGAGAAGTGCGGTACTATCACCATCCAGCGGAATGTGGTATATACGCCCCAAAGCGGCGTTGTGGTAGGAACGCCCAAGACCGCCGCCAGCGTCCGCGTTATTCCCATCATGCAAAGCACCCTGTCCATGCTCCTGATACTAAAAGCCCAGCGGAAACGGGAGACCCCCGGCACCATCCTTGCGGACAGCTTTATTTTCCCCGGCGAAGCGGGGATTTTCCAGGCCCGCGACCCCAACGCTGTCACCCGCCGCGTCAAGCGGTTTATGAAAGCCCACGGTCTGCCTGACCTCTCTCCCCACGACCTGCGGCACAGCTGTGCCACCCTGCTTTTGGGGAATGGCGCGGATATTAAGAGCGCCCAAGAGATTTTGGGCCACGTCAACGCAAGCACAACGCTGAATTTCTATATCAGGACTGACCTGCGGCAAATGCAGGAGGCCACCGAGAAATTGGCGGCGGCGTTCAATCTGTAA